In Bradyrhizobium sp. CCBAU 051011, the following are encoded in one genomic region:
- the adh gene encoding aldehyde dehydrogenase, with amino-acid sequence MNKVEFSRTAKAPFERRYGNYINGKWAEPRSGRYFDNHSPVNGQLLCEVARSDAKDVEDALDAAHAAKEAWGRTSVAERALILNRIADRMEENLDLLALAETWDNGKPIRETTAADVPLAIDHFRYFAGAIRAQEGGLSEIDHDTVAYHFHEPLGVVGQIIPWNFPLLMACWKLAPALAAGNCVVLKPAEQTPAAIMVWAGLIGDLLPPGVLNIVNGFGLEAGKPLASSPRIAKIAFTGETSTGRLIMQYASQNLIPVTLELGGKSPNIFFKDVTAEDDEFFDKAIEGFVMFAFNQGEVCTCPSRALIHESIFDRFMERALKRVEAIVQGDPLDPATMIGAQASSEQMQKILSYIDIGRGEGAQVLTGGARNELPGDLAGGFYVKPTVFKGNNKMRVFQEEIFGPVVSVTTFKDDDEALAIANDTLYGLGAGIWSRDASRLYRFGRAIQAGRVWTNCYHAYPAHAAFGGYKQSGVGRETHKMMLDHYQQTKNLLVSYSPKKLGFF; translated from the coding sequence ATGAACAAGGTCGAATTCTCACGGACTGCGAAGGCCCCGTTCGAAAGGCGTTACGGGAACTACATCAACGGAAAATGGGCCGAGCCGCGCTCGGGCAGATATTTCGATAATCATTCGCCGGTGAATGGGCAGTTGCTCTGCGAGGTTGCGCGCTCTGACGCCAAGGACGTCGAGGATGCGCTCGACGCCGCGCACGCCGCCAAGGAAGCGTGGGGCCGCACCAGCGTCGCCGAACGCGCGCTGATCCTCAACCGCATCGCCGATCGGATGGAGGAAAACCTCGATCTGCTCGCGCTCGCCGAAACCTGGGACAACGGCAAGCCGATCCGCGAGACCACCGCGGCCGACGTGCCGCTCGCGATCGACCATTTCCGCTACTTCGCCGGAGCGATCCGCGCGCAGGAGGGCGGCCTTTCCGAAATCGACCACGATACCGTCGCCTATCATTTCCACGAGCCGCTCGGCGTCGTCGGGCAGATCATCCCGTGGAATTTTCCGCTGCTGATGGCGTGCTGGAAGCTGGCGCCGGCGCTGGCTGCCGGCAACTGCGTCGTGCTGAAGCCGGCCGAACAGACCCCGGCCGCGATCATGGTGTGGGCGGGGTTGATCGGCGACCTGCTGCCGCCGGGCGTGCTCAATATCGTCAACGGCTTCGGCCTCGAGGCCGGCAAGCCGCTGGCCTCCTCGCCGCGCATTGCCAAGATCGCCTTCACCGGCGAAACCTCGACGGGCCGGCTGATCATGCAGTATGCCAGCCAGAACCTCATTCCGGTGACGCTCGAACTCGGCGGCAAGTCGCCCAACATCTTCTTCAAGGATGTCACCGCCGAGGACGACGAGTTCTTCGACAAGGCGATCGAAGGCTTCGTGATGTTCGCCTTCAACCAGGGCGAGGTCTGCACCTGTCCGAGCCGCGCGCTGATCCATGAATCGATTTTCGACCGCTTCATGGAAAGAGCCTTGAAGCGCGTCGAGGCGATCGTGCAGGGCGATCCGCTCGATCCGGCCACCATGATCGGCGCGCAAGCGTCCTCCGAACAGATGCAGAAGATCCTGTCCTATATCGACATCGGCCGCGGAGAGGGCGCGCAGGTGCTGACGGGCGGGGCGCGCAACGAGCTGCCGGGCGATCTTGCCGGCGGCTTCTACGTCAAGCCGACGGTGTTCAAGGGCAACAACAAGATGCGCGTGTTCCAGGAGGAGATCTTTGGACCCGTCGTTTCGGTCACGACCTTCAAGGACGACGACGAGGCGCTCGCGATTGCCAATGACACGCTCTACGGTCTCGGCGCCGGCATCTGGAGCCGCGATGCGAGCCGGCTGTACCGCTTCGGCCGCGCCATCCAGGCCGGTCGGGTCTGGACCAATTGCTACCACGCCTATCCGGCGCATGCCGCGTTCGGCGGTTACAAGCAATCGGGCGTCGGTCGCGAGACCCACAAGATGATGCTCGACCACTACCAGCAGACCAAGAACCTGCTCGTCAGCTACAGCCCGAAGAAGCTCGGCTTCTTCTAA